TTTTTTGAATAAGGTAAATCAATTTTTAATGTTTTAGCCGATTCCTCAAGACGCTTGAAATGTTCTTTTAAACAAAAAATCTTTCCCTCATAAACTCGCATACTCTCAAAAACATTGTATCCAAAATCAAGGAGTATATTATTTTGTAAATTGTAATCTGTAACTTGCATTTTTTTCAGCAATCTTAATTGCCTTCAGCAATGCTTCTGCTTTGTAAAGGGTCTCATAATATTCCCGCAAAGGGTCAGAATCAGCAACTATTCCTGCCCCAGCCTGAATATACGCCTTGCCTTTCGTAAGCACAAGGGTGCGAATAACAATATTAAGGTCCATGTTTCCATTGAAACCAATATAACCCAGAGAACCACAATAGATACCTCTTCTTACGGGCTCAAGCTCTTCAATAATCTCCATACAGCGTATTTTAGGGCACCCGGTAATCGTCCCGCCGGGAAAAGCAGAGCGAATAAGGTCAAATCTATCTCTACCCTCATTAAGCCTCCCACAGACATTAGAGACGATGTGCATCACATGGGAATACTCTTCCAAAGCCATAAATTCATCCACTTTTACCGAACCATATTTACAAACCCTCCCCAAGTCGTTCCTCTCCAAATCCACAAGCATAAGATGTTCTGCCCGTTCTTTTTCATTCAAAATAAGCTCTGCTCTTAACTCAAGGTTATTCCAATAATCTTTTCCGCGCGGACGGGTTCCAGCAATAGGTCGTGTTTCCACAAAACAATCTTCGACCTTCAATAACCTTTCGGGAGAGGAAGAAATAATCTTTACTTCAGGAAAATTTAGATAAGAAGCAAAAGGAGAGGGATTTATTTCTCTCAATATCCTATAGAGAAAAAATGGTTCAACATTTGTCTCTACGGAAAATCGCTGGGATAAGTTCGCTTGGTAAATATCTCCTTTTTTTATATATTCTTTAGCCCTTTTAACTATTTCTACAAATCCCTCTTTGCTAAAATTTGATTCTATCTTTAAAGCATTTTCTCCTCCATAAACAATATCCAGTATAATCTCTGATGATTTCGAATGCATACTCTGTATTTTCTGGTGCAATTTCTCAATCCTCTCCTGTGCATCTTCGTATGCCTTACCAATATCTTTCTGTGCAAAAGCGTTAGCAATGAGAAAAATTTTACTTTCTAAATGGTCTAAAGCAATTATCGTATCGTAAAAACCTAAATACACTTCCGGTAATTCTAAATCATCAATTGCCAAATTGGGCAAGCGCTCAAAAAGCCTTCCCGCATCATAAGCAATATAACCTACGGCTCCACCTGTAAATGGGGGGAAATCATCAAATTTAGGCGAATTGAATGAAGAAAAAATCTCACGTAGTCTATGCAAAGGGTCATGGGTAATGATTTCCTTATCGCTTCCTTTAAAAAACTCGATACTCTCCCCTTTGCTCTTAAAGACCATAAAAGGGCTAAAACCAAGAAAAGAAAATCTTCCCGTCCGATGATGAAAACGCGCACTATCCAGAAAAAAAGAAAAATCTTCTCCCGCAATTGCCTCACATATTTGTAGAGGAGAAATCTCTAACGGAATAATTTTTGCCACAGGAATAATCGGAAATTGTTGAATTAGTCTTCTAAAATGCAGAAAACCGGGAATATTCATCATCTTTTAACTATTTGCTTCAGTAGTTCAAAGAATTCGGGAAAGGATTTGTTAATGCAATTTGTTTCATTTAGAACGGTTTTTCCGGGGATAAGCGCACCTGCCACTACCATACTCATCGCAGTACGGTGATCTCCATAACTACTCACTTGGGCGCCTTTTAAGGGAGATCCGCCTTTAATAATAATCGTATCTCCCTCCATTTCTATATTGGCTCCCATATTTTTCAAGTTTGTAACCATCGAATTTATTCTATCAGTTTCTTTTACCCTTAACTCCTGTGCTCCTTCAATATAGGTTATCCCTTCAGCAAAGCATCCTGCCACCATTAAAAGGGGTATTTCATCGATAAGAAGAGGAATCTCTTCTTTAGTAACTCTTACTCCTTTCAAAGAAGAATTCCTTACTTCTATATCACCAAAAGGTTCATAAGCTAAACTTTCTTCTTTTATCCTCAACTCTATCCTCGCTCCCATTTTTCTCAGCACATCAATTATTCCGGTGCGCGTAGGATTCAATCCTACTGAGGTAATGAGGAGATGAGCTTTTTTAACTAATGTAGCTAAAACAATAAAATTGGCTGCACTGGAAATGTCTCCCGGAATGTAAAATTTCATTCCCTTAAGTTTTGGCCAACCAGAAATAGTATTCACTAAGCCCTCTTTTTTAAACTCTGCACCAAACAATTTAAGAATGCGTTCGGTATGGTCACGAGAAATAAAAGGTTCAATCACTTTTGTCTCTCCTTTGGCATAGAGTCCCGCTAAAAGAATGGCGGATTTAACCTGTGCGCTGGCAATGGGCATTTTGTAAACAATGGGTTTTAAATCTCCTCCTTCGATAGTCAAAGGAAGAAAATCGGCATCCTCCGGACCTTCTATTTTTGCTCCCATCGCTCTCAAAGGAAAAGTCACCCTTTTCATTGGTCTTTTGGAAAGAGAATCATTTCCCAATAAAGTAGTTTTAAATTTTTGCCCTGCCAGTACCCCCAAAATAAGCCGCAAAGATGTCCCTGAACCTCCCATATAGAGTGCCTCTTGAGGAGCTTTTAAACCTCTCAATCCCTTCCCTGTAATTTTGATATTCCTTCCTCCTATATTTATCTCTATCCCCATTCTTCTGAAAGCTTCCATCGTGCGTAGGGAATCATCGCTGATAAGGAAATTGTCTGCCAAAGCATCGCCATCGGCAAGGGAAGATAAAATTATTAAGCGATGAGAAATGGACTTGTCTCCCGGCATAATCAGTTCTCCTTCAAGATGTTCTATAGGCATAATCTCAAACATGACTTTACTCTTTATTCTCGGAAGAAATAAATTTTACAACATCCTCTTCCCGAATAATCCCCTTTGCAGTTTCAAAAACAATATCCGCTACCGACATATTCTCGTAAACTTTCTCTATTCTTACTCTGGCAATGAGCTCTTTCCCGCGATAAATCCCCAAAATCATTCCTACCTCCATCCCTTGTTCCTTCCCTAGACTGATTACTACAAATTCATAAGGATTATTTACTGCCAGAATTCTTCCCACACCCAGAGAGGCCGGCTTTTTTACTACCACTTTCTCTAACTCTACCTCCAACCGTTTACTCATAATATTATCCAGTTTCCGTTCAAGTTCAGATTTAATTGTCTGTAATTGGACAAGCGAAACTTCCAACCCTTTTATCTTCTCTTCTGCATCCTTAATTTTTATCTCCATCAACTCTTTTTCCTTCCTTAAACTATTGAGCTCTGCTTTGAGCCTTTCTGCCTCCTTCTCCCTTTCTCTAAGTTTCTCTGAAAGCTCAAGCCCGGCATCTTTTTCTTTACTCAATTCGCTTGTCAAATTCTCAATTTTCTCCTTTAAACTACTCACGTTCTCTTCTAAGGCCATCTTTTCCGCATTCAATTTGTTCAATTCTTCTTCCTTGACTATCTTTTCGCTGGAAATGTTATTGAGTTTTTCCTGAAGGCCGATTCTCAATTTTCTTTCTTTTTCCTTTAGAGAAATAAAGTATACAAGCGTGGTAAGGAGTACTGCAATAATAAAGATACTCGAAATATTAACTTTTCTAAATAATCCTATCTTCGCCATTTTTTATATTATAATTGGGAACAAGTTTCTGCATATCTGTGGGTAAAGAAGAAGAAAATCTAAGATTTTCTTTTGTATAGGGGTGTTTAAACCCAATTTCCTTGGCATGAAGTGCCTGTCGGGTAATTAACTTTGAGTTCTTGCCATACAC
The window above is part of the Candidatus Omnitrophota bacterium genome. Proteins encoded here:
- the aroA gene encoding 3-phosphoshikimate 1-carboxyvinyltransferase, translating into MFEIMPIEHLEGELIMPGDKSISHRLIILSSLADGDALADNFLISDDSLRTMEAFRRMGIEINIGGRNIKITGKGLRGLKAPQEALYMGGSGTSLRLILGVLAGQKFKTTLLGNDSLSKRPMKRVTFPLRAMGAKIEGPEDADFLPLTIEGGDLKPIVYKMPIASAQVKSAILLAGLYAKGETKVIEPFISRDHTERILKLFGAEFKKEGLVNTISGWPKLKGMKFYIPGDISSAANFIVLATLVKKAHLLITSVGLNPTRTGIIDVLRKMGARIELRIKEESLAYEPFGDIEVRNSSLKGVRVTKEEIPLLIDEIPLLMVAGCFAEGITYIEGAQELRVKETDRINSMVTNLKNMGANIEMEGDTIIIKGGSPLKGAQVSSYGDHRTAMSMVVAGALIPGKTVLNETNCINKSFPEFFELLKQIVKR
- a CDS encoding anthranilate synthase component I family protein, producing the protein MMNIPGFLHFRRLIQQFPIIPVAKIIPLEISPLQICEAIAGEDFSFFLDSARFHHRTGRFSFLGFSPFMVFKSKGESIEFFKGSDKEIITHDPLHRLREIFSSFNSPKFDDFPPFTGGAVGYIAYDAGRLFERLPNLAIDDLELPEVYLGFYDTIIALDHLESKIFLIANAFAQKDIGKAYEDAQERIEKLHQKIQSMHSKSSEIILDIVYGGENALKIESNFSKEGFVEIVKRAKEYIKKGDIYQANLSQRFSVETNVEPFFLYRILREINPSPFASYLNFPEVKIISSSPERLLKVEDCFVETRPIAGTRPRGKDYWNNLELRAELILNEKERAEHLMLVDLERNDLGRVCKYGSVKVDEFMALEEYSHVMHIVSNVCGRLNEGRDRFDLIRSAFPGGTITGCPKIRCMEIIEELEPVRRGIYCGSLGYIGFNGNMDLNIVIRTLVLTKGKAYIQAGAGIVADSDPLREYYETLYKAEALLKAIKIAEKNASYRLQFTK